The Microbacterium foliorum genome has a window encoding:
- the rplN gene encoding 50S ribosomal protein L14 has translation MIQQESRLKVADNTGAKELLTIRVLGGSKRRYAGVGDTIVATVKDAIPGGNVKKGDVVKAVIVRTVKSTRRPDGSYIKFDENAAVILKNDGEPRGTRIFGPVGRELRDKKFMKIVSLAPEVI, from the coding sequence GTGATCCAGCAGGAATCGCGCCTCAAGGTCGCCGACAACACCGGCGCCAAGGAACTGCTCACGATTCGCGTGCTCGGCGGCTCGAAGCGTCGTTACGCCGGTGTCGGCGACACGATCGTCGCGACCGTCAAGGACGCGATCCCGGGCGGAAACGTCAAGAAGGGCGATGTGGTCAAGGCCGTCATCGTCCGCACGGTCAAGTCCACGCGCCGTCCCGACGGTTCATACATCAAGTTCGACGAGAACGCCGCCGTCATCCTGAAGAACGACGGGGAGCCCCGCGGCACCCGTATCTTCGGACCGGTCGGCCGCGAGCTTCGTGACAAGAAGTTCATGAAGATCGTCTCGCTGGCGCCGGAGGTTATTTAA
- the rpsQ gene encoding 30S ribosomal protein S17: protein MATKKEATVETQAAGHESAAHDVRDSAARGYRKTRRGYVVSDKMDKTIVVEVEDRVKHPLYGKVIRRTSKVKAHDEANSAGIGDLVLINETRPLSATKRWRLVEILEKAK from the coding sequence ATGGCCACCAAGAAGGAAGCGACTGTGGAGACGCAGGCCGCAGGGCACGAGTCGGCTGCACACGACGTGCGCGACTCCGCGGCTCGCGGTTACCGCAAGACCCGTCGCGGCTACGTCGTCAGCGACAAGATGGACAAGACCATCGTGGTCGAGGTCGAGGACCGCGTGAAGCACCCGCTTTACGGCAAGGTCATCCGCCGCACCTCGAAGGTCAAGGCGCACGATGAGGCGAACTCCGCCGGCATCGGCGACCTCGTCCTGATCAACGAGACCCGCCCGCTGAGCGCCACGAAGCGCTGGCGTCTGGTGGAGATTCTGGAGAAGGCCAAGTGA
- the rpmC gene encoding 50S ribosomal protein L29 yields the protein MAIGTKELAPAELDTFEDQRLVEELRKAKEELFNLRFQSATGQLESHGRIRAVKRDIARLYTVIRERELGIRATPAPVEAPAKKATKSKAKKADSAGDKAVDSAEPVEAKEEAE from the coding sequence ATGGCGATCGGCACCAAGGAGCTCGCTCCGGCAGAGCTCGACACGTTCGAAGACCAGCGCCTCGTCGAGGAGCTGCGTAAGGCCAAGGAGGAGCTGTTCAACCTCCGTTTCCAGTCGGCCACCGGCCAGCTGGAGAGCCACGGCCGCATCCGCGCGGTCAAGCGCGACATCGCGCGCCTGTACACCGTGATCCGCGAACGCGAGCTGGGCATCCGTGCGACGCCCGCTCCGGTCGAGGCTCCGGCCAAGAAGGCGACCAAGTCGAAGGCGAAGAAGGCGGACTCCGCGGGCGATAAGGCCGTGGACTCTGCTGAGCCTGTCGAAGCAAAGGAAGAGGCTGAGTGA
- the rplP gene encoding 50S ribosomal protein L16: MLIPRKVKFRKQHHPGRSGQATGGTKVSFGEYGIQALTPAYVTNRQIESARIAVTRHIKRGGKVWINIYPDRPLTKKPAETRMGSGKGSPEWWVANVKPGRVLFEVAGVSEELAREALTRAIHKLPLKARIIKREEGDA; encoded by the coding sequence ATGCTTATTCCCCGCAAGGTCAAGTTCCGTAAGCAGCACCACCCCGGCCGCAGTGGCCAGGCGACCGGTGGCACGAAGGTCTCCTTCGGCGAGTACGGCATCCAGGCGCTCACGCCTGCCTACGTGACGAACCGTCAGATCGAGTCCGCTCGTATCGCGGTCACGCGTCACATCAAGCGTGGCGGCAAGGTGTGGATCAACATCTACCCCGACCGTCCCCTCACGAAGAAGCCTGCCGAGACCCGCATGGGTTCCGGTAAGGGTTCGCCGGAGTGGTGGGTCGCCAACGTCAAGCCGGGTCGCGTCCTCTTCGAGGTCGCCGGTGTGAGCGAGGAACTCGCTCGCGAGGCACTGACCCGTGCAATTCACAAGCTGCCGTTGAAGGCACGCATCATCAAGCGCGAGGAGGGCGACGCGTAA
- the rpsC gene encoding 30S ribosomal protein S3, which translates to MGQKVNPYGFRLGITTDHVSRWFSDSTKPGQRYADYVAEDIKIRNLLKTQLDRAGVSNIEIERTRDRVRVDIHTARPGIVIGRRGAEAERIRGDLEKLSGKQIQLNILEVKNPEADAQLVAQGIAEQLSARVAFRRAMRKGLQGAQRAGAKGIRIQVSGRLGGAEMSRSEFYREGRVPLHTLRANIDYGFYEAKTTFGRIGVKVWIYKGDLTAKELAREQANAPKARRDDRGGDRRRAPRNEAPVAEGASA; encoded by the coding sequence ATGGGACAGAAGGTAAACCCGTACGGCTTCCGTCTCGGTATCACCACGGACCACGTGTCGCGCTGGTTCTCGGACTCGACGAAGCCCGGTCAGCGTTACGCCGACTACGTCGCCGAGGACATCAAGATCCGCAACCTGCTGAAGACGCAGCTGGACCGCGCCGGTGTCTCGAACATCGAGATCGAGCGCACCCGTGACCGCGTCCGCGTCGACATCCACACCGCCCGTCCGGGCATCGTGATCGGTCGTCGTGGAGCCGAGGCCGAGCGCATCCGTGGCGACCTCGAGAAGCTCTCGGGCAAGCAGATCCAGCTGAACATCCTCGAGGTCAAGAACCCCGAGGCCGACGCTCAGCTCGTCGCACAGGGCATCGCCGAGCAGCTCTCTGCTCGTGTGGCGTTCCGTCGTGCGATGCGCAAGGGTCTCCAGGGCGCGCAGCGCGCTGGTGCCAAGGGCATCCGCATCCAGGTCTCCGGCCGTCTCGGCGGCGCCGAGATGAGCCGTTCGGAGTTCTACCGCGAGGGTCGTGTGCCGCTGCACACGCTGCGCGCGAACATCGACTACGGCTTCTATGAGGCCAAGACCACCTTCGGCCGCATCGGTGTGAAGGTCTGGATCTACAAGGGCGACCTGACGGCGAAGGAGCTCGCTCGCGAGCAGGCCAACGCTCCCAAGGCTCGTCGTGATGACCGTGGTGGCGACCGTCGTCGTGCACCGCGCAACGAGGCACCCGTCGCAGAAGGAGCGTCTGCCTGA
- the rplV gene encoding 50S ribosomal protein L22: MVESIARVRHIRVTPQKARRVVALIKGKQAQEALAILKFAQQSASEPIYKLVASAMANAQVKADRDGEFLDEQDLYVANAYVDEGTTLKRFQPRAQGRAFQIKKRTSHITVVLSTPEAAPAAKGDSNKKASK; this comes from the coding sequence ATGGTCGAATCGATCGCACGCGTGCGACACATCCGTGTGACCCCTCAGAAGGCTCGTCGTGTCGTCGCGCTCATCAAGGGCAAGCAGGCTCAGGAGGCTCTCGCCATCCTGAAGTTCGCGCAGCAGAGCGCCAGCGAGCCGATCTACAAGCTTGTCGCGTCGGCCATGGCCAACGCGCAGGTCAAGGCGGATCGCGACGGAGAGTTCCTCGACGAGCAGGACCTGTACGTGGCTAACGCCTACGTCGACGAGGGCACGACGCTCAAGCGTTTCCAGCCCCGTGCACAGGGTCGCGCTTTCCAGATCAAGAAGCGCACGAGCCACATCACGGTCGTGCTCTCGACGCCGGAGGCGGCCCCGGCCGCCAAGGGCGACAGCAACAAGAAGGCGAGCAAGTAA
- the rpsS gene encoding 30S ribosomal protein S19: MPRSLKKGPFVDDHLLRKVVVQNEAGTKNVIKTWSRRSMIIPAMLGHTIAVHDGRKHIPVFVSETMVGHKLGEFAPTRTFRGHEKDDKKGRRR, encoded by the coding sequence ATGCCTCGCAGTCTTAAGAAGGGCCCCTTCGTCGACGATCACCTGCTTCGCAAGGTGGTCGTGCAGAACGAAGCCGGCACCAAGAACGTCATCAAGACCTGGTCTCGCCGGTCCATGATCATCCCGGCCATGCTGGGTCACACGATCGCGGTCCACGACGGTCGCAAGCACATCCCCGTGTTTGTCTCCGAGACCATGGTCGGTCACAAGCTGGGCGAGTTCGCGCCCACCCGCACCTTCCGCGGCCACGAGAAGGACGACAAGAAGGGACGGCGTCGCTGA
- the rplB gene encoding 50S ribosomal protein L2, with product MAIRKYKPTTPGRRGSSVADFAEITRSTPEKSLLRPLSKTGGRNNQGRITTRHIGGGHKRQYRVIDFRRNDKDGVDAKVAHIEYDPNRTARIALLHYFDGEKRYILAPAKLKQGDVIESGAGADIKPGNNLPLKNIPTGTVIHAIELRPGGGAKMARSAGASVRLVAKDGNFAQLRLPSGEIRNVDARCRATIGEVGNAEQSNINWGKAGRMRWKGVRPTVRGVAMNPVDHPHGGGEGKTSGGRHPVSPWGQAEGRTRHANKESDKYIVRRRNAGKKRK from the coding sequence ATGGCTATTCGCAAGTACAAGCCCACGACCCCGGGCCGTCGCGGCTCGTCGGTGGCTGACTTCGCCGAGATCACTCGATCGACGCCGGAGAAGTCGCTGCTGCGCCCGCTCTCGAAGACCGGTGGTCGCAACAACCAGGGACGCATCACGACCCGTCACATCGGTGGTGGCCACAAGCGCCAGTACCGCGTCATCGACTTCCGTCGCAATGACAAGGACGGCGTGGACGCCAAGGTCGCTCACATCGAGTACGACCCCAACCGCACGGCACGCATCGCGCTGCTGCACTACTTCGACGGCGAGAAGCGCTACATCCTCGCGCCGGCGAAGCTGAAGCAGGGCGACGTCATCGAGTCGGGTGCAGGCGCCGACATCAAGCCGGGCAACAACCTCCCGCTGAAGAACATCCCGACGGGTACCGTCATCCACGCGATCGAGCTCCGTCCCGGTGGCGGCGCGAAGATGGCACGTTCGGCCGGTGCATCCGTCCGTCTCGTCGCCAAGGATGGCAACTTCGCTCAGCTGCGTCTGCCCTCGGGCGAGATCCGCAACGTCGATGCGCGCTGCCGCGCGACCATCGGCGAGGTCGGAAACGCCGAGCAGTCGAACATCAACTGGGGCAAGGCCGGCCGCATGCGCTGGAAGGGCGTCCGCCCGACCGTGCGTGGTGTCGCCATGAACCCGGTCGACCACCCGCACGGTGGTGGTGAGGGCAAGACGTCCGGTGGACGTCACCCCGTCTCCCCGTGGGGCCAGGCTGAGGGTCGCACCCGTCACGCCAACAAGGAAAGCGACAAGTACATCGTGCGTCGTCGTAACGCCGGCAAGAAGCGTAAGTAG